From the Hymenobacter yonginensis genome, one window contains:
- a CDS encoding sensor histidine kinase: MTLSVFVRSRALRHGLVWVLVLALIGLLAVLEPAGAPEKLRRMAVLLPVAALVIYAHFWALRNMLEQRHYASYAATTIGILLSGAALLVLLNQLAHVVQTRPGGHTTFAYLLGLAAGNLVLATVLATLPHYVRRGVLSHYQMQELHARQLETELSLLKAQVNQHFLFNTLNNLYGLSLAAPDQMPEALLQLAGLMRYQLDSSRQHLVTVGTEAEYLANYIGLEKLRLRQNTHVDFTADLPHPDQPLAPLLLLPLVENCFKHAIGPSGDNTIRITLSQTPTGLTLRTENSIPPHFKPTPSGLGLPNLRARLDQFYPGPRHQLTLNATVTHYTAELRLQL, from the coding sequence ATGACACTTTCTGTTTTTGTCCGCTCGCGGGCCCTGCGGCACGGGCTGGTCTGGGTGCTGGTGCTGGCGCTGATTGGGCTGCTGGCCGTGCTGGAGCCGGCCGGTGCACCCGAGAAGCTACGGCGCATGGCCGTGCTGCTGCCCGTAGCGGCTTTGGTGATTTATGCTCATTTCTGGGCGCTGCGGAACATGCTGGAGCAGCGCCACTATGCCTCCTATGCGGCTACTACCATCGGTATTCTGCTAAGCGGAGCCGCGCTGCTGGTGCTGCTCAACCAGCTGGCGCACGTGGTGCAGACGCGGCCCGGCGGCCACACCACGTTTGCCTATCTGCTGGGGCTGGCCGCGGGCAATCTGGTGCTGGCGACGGTGCTGGCCACGCTGCCGCACTACGTACGCCGCGGCGTGCTGAGCCACTACCAGATGCAGGAACTGCACGCCCGGCAGCTGGAAACCGAGCTGAGCTTGCTGAAAGCCCAGGTCAACCAGCACTTCCTGTTCAACACTCTCAACAACCTCTACGGCCTCAGCCTGGCCGCCCCCGACCAGATGCCGGAGGCCCTGCTGCAGCTGGCCGGCCTCATGCGCTACCAGCTCGACAGCTCCCGCCAGCACCTCGTGACCGTGGGCACCGAGGCCGAATACCTGGCCAACTACATCGGGCTGGAAAAGCTGCGCCTGCGGCAGAACACGCACGTTGACTTCACGGCAGACCTGCCGCACCCCGACCAGCCATTGGCCCCGCTGCTGCTGCTGCCGCTCGTAGAAAACTGCTTCAAGCACGCCATCGGCCCCAGCGGCGACAACACCATCCGCATCACGCTTAGCCAGACGCCCACCGGCCTCACCCTGCGCACCGAGAACAGCATTCCGCCCCACTTCAAGCCCACGCCCTCAGGCCTGGGGCTGCCGAATCTGCGGGCCCGGCTGGACCAGTTCTACCCCGGCCCGCGCCACCAGCTCACCCTCAACGCCACCGTCACCCACTACACCGCCGAGCTAAGGCTGCAGCTGTGA
- a CDS encoding ABC transporter ATP-binding protein, producing the protein MALTISNLTKTYPNGTQALKGVTLTIPNGMFGLLGPNGAGKSSLMRTIATLQDADTGSIWLDDIDVLRDKEAVRRVLGYLPQEFGVYPRVSAEELLDHFAVLKGIGNSKERKETVAALLQQTNLYEVRKKHVGGYSGGMKQRFGIAQALLGNPRLIIVDEPTAGLDPAERNRFHNLLSEIGENRVVILSTHIVSDVSDLCRSMAIINKGEVLLTGDPLSVMNELKGKVWKKLVEKTELPALQAAHTVISSRLFAGKTVVHVLADSAPDSGFEAVQPDLEDVYFAEIKNSELKVALQ; encoded by the coding sequence ATGGCGCTTACCATCAGCAACCTCACCAAAACCTACCCCAACGGCACGCAGGCGCTCAAGGGCGTCACGCTCACCATCCCCAACGGCATGTTTGGGCTGCTGGGCCCGAACGGCGCCGGCAAATCCAGCCTGATGCGCACCATTGCCACGCTGCAGGACGCCGACACGGGCAGCATCTGGCTCGACGACATTGACGTGCTGCGCGACAAGGAGGCCGTGCGCCGCGTGCTGGGCTACCTGCCGCAGGAGTTTGGGGTGTACCCGCGCGTGTCGGCCGAGGAGCTGCTCGACCATTTCGCGGTGCTCAAGGGCATCGGCAACAGCAAGGAGCGCAAGGAAACGGTGGCGGCGCTGCTGCAGCAAACCAACCTCTACGAGGTGCGCAAAAAGCACGTGGGCGGCTACTCCGGCGGCATGAAGCAGCGCTTCGGCATTGCCCAGGCCCTGCTCGGCAACCCGCGCCTGATCATCGTGGATGAGCCTACGGCCGGCCTTGACCCGGCCGAGCGCAACCGCTTCCACAACCTGCTGTCGGAAATTGGCGAAAACCGCGTTGTGATTCTGAGCACGCACATTGTGTCAGACGTGAGCGACCTGTGCCGCAGCATGGCCATCATCAACAAGGGCGAAGTGCTGCTCACCGGCGACCCGCTCTCGGTGATGAACGAGCTAAAAGGCAAGGTCTGGAAGAAGCTGGTGGAGAAAACCGAGCTGCCCGCCCTGCAGGCCGCCCACACCGTCATCAGCTCGCGCCTGTTCGCGGGCAAAACCGTGGTGCACGTGCTGGCCGACTCGGCCCCCGACAGCGGATTCGAGGCCGTGCAGCCCGACCTGGAGGACGTGTATTTCGCGGAAATCAAGAATTCAGAATTGAAAGTGGCTTTGCAGTAG
- a CDS encoding LytR/AlgR family response regulator transcription factor — MNAAAPLRCLLVDDEPLAHTVLHAYLDRLPGLATWAGSCYGAVEALTLLRTTPVDVLFLDVDMPELTGLELLRALPQPPQVVLCTAHATHALEAFDLGVVDYLLKPIRFERFVKTVTRLHTLLAERSPSPTPAAPASPPAAASPAPDSFFLKTDAGTERVRFSELLYVEGYGNFVKCHTAAGRTLLTAETMKQMESSLPATQFLRVHKSYLVNMTCVERLSGNSLHVGGREVPVGSTFRTDVLRRLQLR; from the coding sequence ATGAATGCTGCTGCCCCGCTGCGTTGCCTGCTCGTCGATGATGAGCCTTTGGCCCACACCGTGCTGCACGCCTACCTCGACCGGCTGCCCGGGCTGGCCACCTGGGCCGGCAGCTGCTACGGCGCCGTGGAGGCCCTGACGCTGCTGCGCACCACACCCGTTGACGTGCTTTTTCTGGACGTGGACATGCCCGAGCTGACCGGCCTGGAGCTGCTACGTGCCCTGCCGCAACCGCCGCAGGTGGTGCTGTGCACGGCCCACGCCACCCACGCGCTGGAAGCCTTCGACCTGGGCGTGGTGGACTACCTGCTGAAGCCCATCCGCTTCGAGCGGTTCGTGAAGACCGTCACCCGCCTGCACACGCTGCTGGCCGAACGCAGCCCGTCACCTACGCCAGCCGCCCCGGCTTCCCCGCCCGCTGCGGCTTCCCCGGCCCCCGACTCGTTTTTCCTGAAAACCGACGCCGGCACCGAACGGGTGCGGTTTTCGGAGCTGCTGTACGTGGAAGGCTACGGCAACTTCGTGAAATGCCACACGGCTGCGGGCCGCACGCTGCTCACGGCCGAAACCATGAAGCAGATGGAAAGCAGTCTGCCCGCCACCCAGTTCCTGCGCGTGCACAAGTCGTATCTGGTGAACATGACGTGCGTGGAGCGCCTGAGCGGCAACAGCCTGCACGTGGGCGGCCGCGAGGTGCCCGTAGGCAGCACGTTCCGCACCGACGTGCTCCGCCGCCTGCAGCTGCGCTGA
- a CDS encoding ABC transporter permease/M1 family aminopeptidase — protein MFLPILLFELKYRLRRPATWIYFGLLALMAGLLVAASGGAFGGGVSIALGGDGQVVKINSPYSLTLIISVLSVFGIIIASSLMGNPVYRDFEYQAHPLFYTKPISKWGYLGGRFLGSYLIAVLVFSGILVGAAVGSILPGVEPDRFLAVAPAGSYVWPFVLIVLPNLLFTGAIFFTMATLTRNILSTYIGAVALLIGYLISSAYTSDLKNEYLAAALDAFGLGAQFFTTRYWTAAEKNTQLLPLGSFMLLNRAVWLAIGFGLLAFCYVRFRFASLASEKVSKKTRKATAAALPEAALAPAGATLRLPTVHQDFSGAMHLRQWWSLTKLEFRGIVRNRYFAALVGAGVIFLLAMVSQVGKTFDTTTYPVTHEVLTLASGSFFLFFLAIIIFYSGELVWREREARVAQIADAVPVPSWVPFLSKLAALGLVQVVLLLMVMVVGLLIQTFKGYFHYEIGLYLQALFLYQLPYLLLICVLAMLTQVVVNNKYLGFFVVVLYYVANIFRSDIGLGHRLLAYGGGPGPGPYSDMNGYGHFLPAFWWSKLLWAGVALLFVLLGNLLWVRGTDAGNRLREARRRWGAGSTATLAAGLLISLGAGAYIFYNTNVLNKYRTAKQNEQLQLRYEQLYRRLKDVRQPRIVAVSVNTDIFPGTRAVHFEGRYMLVNKHSQPLDTVLVSLPAELNPRVQAISLGAPGQATLALQDTTFQLRLYRLAQPLAPGDSLPLTFRLAYQECGFPNSDSNTDIVYNGTFVNSRYLPGLGYREEAELSSDKDRKTYGLQPKPRMARVDDLKARQNTYISNDADWIRFETTVSTDADQTAMAPGYLQKEWTKDGRRYFHYKMDRPMLNFYTFLSARYQKYTDKWVDTAGGRTLPIEIYYQPGHEYNLKRMAAGAKEALSYCSANFSPYQHRQLRILEFPRYQSFAQSFANTVPFSESIGFIAKVDENDPESLDYPFYVTAHEVAHQWWAHQVIGGNVQGSTLMAEAMAEYSALMVARKRYGLSTMERWMKIDMNRYLGGRAVERKKEVPLALVENQTYIHYGKGSVTMYALQDYLGEAKLNGALKQYVQAVAYQQPPYTNSPEFVGYLRRAAPDSLQNLLTDLFDRITLYDNRVTDATAKKLPDGRYQVNLTVQSAKLYADSLGNQRPAPLRDYLPVAVFPEPGKDKQPAAPLVLEKRRFVAGKNQLQFIVNKKPASVALDPYHELVDRDLEDNKKDVKL, from the coding sequence ATGTTTCTTCCCATACTTCTTTTTGAGCTGAAATACCGGCTGCGGCGCCCCGCAACCTGGATTTACTTCGGGCTGCTGGCCTTAATGGCGGGGCTGCTGGTGGCGGCTTCGGGCGGCGCGTTTGGCGGCGGTGTCAGCATCGCGCTTGGCGGCGACGGGCAGGTGGTGAAAATAAACTCGCCCTACTCACTGACCCTTATCATCAGCGTGCTGAGCGTGTTCGGGATTATCATTGCCTCGTCGCTGATGGGTAACCCCGTCTACCGCGACTTCGAGTACCAGGCGCACCCGCTGTTCTACACCAAGCCCATCAGCAAGTGGGGCTACCTGGGCGGGCGCTTTCTGGGCTCCTACCTGATTGCGGTGCTGGTGTTCAGCGGCATTCTGGTGGGCGCGGCCGTGGGTAGCATACTGCCCGGCGTGGAGCCCGACCGGTTTCTGGCCGTGGCGCCGGCTGGCAGCTACGTGTGGCCGTTTGTGCTGATTGTGTTGCCCAACCTGCTGTTTACGGGGGCCATCTTCTTCACCATGGCCACGCTCACGCGCAACATCCTGAGCACCTACATCGGGGCTGTGGCGCTGCTCATCGGCTATCTGATTTCCAGCGCCTACACCTCCGACCTCAAAAACGAATACCTAGCCGCCGCCCTCGATGCCTTCGGGCTGGGCGCGCAGTTCTTCACCACCCGCTACTGGACGGCCGCCGAGAAAAACACCCAGCTGCTGCCGCTCGGCTCGTTTATGCTGCTCAACCGCGCCGTGTGGCTGGCCATCGGGTTCGGGCTGCTGGCATTCTGCTACGTGCGGTTCCGGTTTGCCAGCCTGGCCTCCGAGAAGGTGTCGAAGAAAACCCGCAAAGCCACCGCGGCGGCCTTGCCCGAAGCGGCGCTGGCTCCGGCCGGCGCTACGCTGCGCCTGCCCACGGTGCACCAGGATTTCAGCGGCGCCATGCACCTGCGCCAGTGGTGGAGTCTCACCAAGCTGGAGTTTCGGGGCATCGTACGCAACCGCTACTTCGCGGCGCTGGTGGGCGCGGGCGTGATTTTTCTGCTGGCCATGGTGTCGCAGGTAGGCAAAACCTTCGATACCACCACCTACCCCGTCACGCACGAAGTCCTGACGCTGGCCAGCGGCTCGTTTTTCCTGTTCTTTCTGGCCATCATCATCTTCTACTCCGGTGAGCTGGTGTGGCGCGAGCGGGAAGCCCGCGTGGCCCAGATTGCCGACGCCGTGCCGGTGCCCTCGTGGGTGCCGTTTCTGAGCAAGCTGGCCGCCCTGGGGCTGGTGCAGGTGGTGCTGCTGCTGATGGTGATGGTAGTGGGTTTGCTGATTCAGACCTTCAAAGGCTATTTCCACTACGAAATCGGGCTCTACCTCCAGGCGCTGTTTCTGTACCAGCTGCCGTATCTGCTGCTGATCTGCGTGCTGGCCATGCTCACGCAGGTGGTCGTCAACAACAAGTACCTGGGCTTTTTCGTGGTGGTGCTCTACTACGTGGCCAACATCTTCCGCTCCGACATCGGCCTGGGCCACCGCCTGCTGGCCTACGGCGGCGGCCCAGGCCCCGGCCCCTACTCCGACATGAACGGCTACGGCCACTTCCTGCCGGCCTTCTGGTGGAGCAAGCTGCTGTGGGCGGGCGTGGCTTTGCTGTTTGTGCTGCTCGGTAACCTGCTGTGGGTGCGCGGCACCGACGCCGGCAACCGCCTGCGGGAAGCCCGCCGCCGCTGGGGCGCGGGCAGCACCGCCACCCTGGCCGCCGGCCTGCTCATCAGCCTCGGGGCCGGCGCCTACATCTTCTACAACACCAACGTGCTCAACAAATACCGCACGGCCAAGCAGAACGAGCAGCTGCAGCTGCGCTACGAGCAGCTCTACCGCCGCCTCAAGGACGTGCGCCAGCCGCGCATCGTGGCCGTGAGCGTGAATACCGACATCTTCCCCGGCACCCGCGCCGTGCACTTCGAGGGCCGCTACATGCTGGTCAACAAGCACAGTCAGCCCCTCGATACGGTGCTGGTAAGCTTGCCGGCCGAGTTGAACCCACGCGTGCAGGCCATCAGCCTGGGCGCCCCCGGACAGGCCACGCTGGCCCTGCAGGATACCACGTTCCAGCTGCGCCTCTACCGCCTGGCCCAGCCCCTGGCCCCCGGCGACTCGCTGCCGCTCACGTTCCGCCTCGCGTACCAGGAGTGCGGCTTCCCCAACTCGGATTCCAACACCGATATCGTCTACAACGGCACGTTCGTCAACAGCCGCTACCTGCCGGGCCTGGGCTACCGCGAAGAAGCCGAGCTGAGCAGCGACAAAGACCGCAAAACCTACGGCCTGCAGCCCAAGCCGCGCATGGCACGCGTCGACGACCTGAAGGCCCGCCAGAACACCTACATCAGTAACGACGCCGACTGGATCCGGTTTGAAACCACCGTCAGCACCGACGCCGACCAGACGGCCATGGCCCCTGGCTACCTGCAGAAAGAATGGACTAAAGACGGCCGCCGCTACTTCCACTACAAGATGGACCGGCCCATGCTCAACTTCTACACCTTCCTGTCGGCGCGCTACCAGAAGTACACCGACAAGTGGGTTGACACCGCCGGCGGGCGCACCCTGCCCATTGAAATCTACTACCAGCCCGGCCACGAGTACAACCTGAAGCGCATGGCCGCCGGCGCCAAAGAGGCCCTGAGCTACTGCTCGGCCAACTTCTCGCCCTACCAGCACCGGCAGCTGCGCATTCTAGAGTTTCCGCGCTACCAGAGCTTCGCGCAGAGCTTCGCCAACACGGTGCCGTTTTCGGAAAGCATCGGCTTCATTGCCAAAGTGGATGAAAATGACCCCGAAAGCCTCGACTATCCGTTCTACGTGACGGCCCACGAGGTAGCGCACCAGTGGTGGGCCCACCAGGTTATCGGGGGCAACGTGCAGGGCAGCACCCTCATGGCCGAAGCCATGGCCGAGTACAGCGCCCTGATGGTGGCCCGCAAGCGCTACGGCTTGTCTACCATGGAGCGCTGGATGAAAATCGACATGAACCGCTATCTGGGCGGCCGGGCCGTTGAGCGCAAGAAGGAAGTGCCGCTGGCGCTGGTCGAAAACCAGACCTACATCCACTACGGCAAGGGCTCCGTGACCATGTACGCCCTGCAGGACTACCTCGGCGAAGCAAAGCTGAACGGCGCCCTGAAGCAGTACGTGCAGGCTGTGGCCTACCAGCAGCCGCCCTACACCAATTCGCCGGAGTTTGTCGGCTACCTGCGCCGCGCCGCCCCCGACTCGCTGCAGAACCTGCTCACCGACCTGTTCGACCGCATCACGCTCTACGACAACCGCGTGACCGACGCCACCGCCAAAAAGCTCCCCGACGGCCGCTACCAGGTGAACCTGACGGTGCAAAGCGCCAAGCTCTACGCCGACAGCCTCGGCAACCAGCGCCCCGCCCCCCTGCGCGACTACCTGCCCGTGGCCGTCTTCCCCGAGCCCGGCAAAGACAAGCAGCCCGCCGCGCCGCTGGTGCTGGAAAAGCGCCGCTTCGTAGCCGGCAAAAACCAGCTGCAGTTCATCGTGAACAAAAAGCCCGCCTCCGTCGCCCTCGACCCCTACCACGAGCTAGTAGACCGGGACCTGGAGGACAACAAGAAGGATGTGAAGCTGTAG
- a CDS encoding sensor histidine kinase, producing the protein MKRPADFWLLLFGLLGVLLLAGFGSRAQSASLRFRTFTAADGLAENSVYSLVQDQRGFLWVGTQDGLCRYDGVGFRTFRADARRPTSLASNFVLSLCLDPQGQVWVGTGGGLSRYSPRTGQFRTYRAEPGDSSGLTSNFIRVVYCDRQGRVWAGSEDGLHQLNPAARRFAVFRHAAGPGSSLRRNSVRALTQDQAGQLWVGTGEGVVSRLDSTRRLLLPDPRLPATGAITSLCPDRRGGLWVGAESGTLAYLPPAGGAARFFRPGPGASNLPAGGIRSLLTDQQNTLWVGTNEGLCRYEPATGTFRRAAHEPLNPFSLPENTVQTLLQDRAGLLWVGTEAGLSQTDLRARDFRRVPAPAAPAPVWAVTSDAAGRLWIGTEDQGLLCYEPNTGRYRSFRHNPAQPGSLAQDFVRALSFDAAGHLWVGTQSQGLDCLEPGGTAFRHYRHDPANPTSLSDDFVRSVYQDPAGQLWVGTEGGLNRLNATTGRFTTYRHDPARATSLPNNFVRVTLQDGRGRLWVGTGGGGLSCLDPATGRFRTFRADGRNPRSLSSNFVRCLLLDGAGTLWVGTEGGGFCRLDDAEQGNFTTFREASGLPNDVVYGMQHDRQGHLWLSTNKGIARFDPKTGRFFTFDERDGLPQDEFNAGASHRGADGQLYFGGANGLVAFLPAAVRTNPVPPAVVLTELRKFNRPVELPDTSITERRVLRLAPQDYFFSLEFAALNFRQPDKNRYAYLLEGFDQDWIEAGRRREANYTNLDPGTYTFRVRATNNDGVWSPRGAALRIIVTPPWYQTWWFRIGLGWLGFALLFVAYRLRVGHLLTLERVRHSIARDLHDDMGSTLSSISILSQIARNHQRQQRPEQAAALLEQIGDSSRRMLDAMDDIVWAINPAHDGLDDVTARMRSFASEVLEARGIEFTFRAEPSVQGLKLDMRARREFFLLFKEAINNLAKYAQCQHARIRLAYQQGLLHLTVQDDGVGFDPTSPAQGSGNGLTNMRSRAAALAGHLTIETAPGKGTTLHLKVPLND; encoded by the coding sequence ATGAAACGCCCCGCTGACTTCTGGCTTTTGCTATTTGGCCTGCTCGGCGTGCTCCTGCTGGCCGGTTTCGGCAGCCGGGCCCAATCCGCGTCTCTGCGGTTTCGCACCTTCACGGCCGCCGACGGGCTGGCCGAAAACAGCGTCTATAGCCTCGTGCAAGACCAGCGCGGCTTCCTGTGGGTGGGCACCCAGGACGGCCTCTGCCGCTACGACGGCGTCGGGTTTCGCACGTTCCGGGCCGATGCCCGCCGGCCCACCAGCCTGGCCAGCAACTTCGTGCTTTCGCTGTGCCTCGATCCGCAGGGGCAGGTGTGGGTGGGCACCGGCGGTGGCCTGTCGCGCTACAGCCCGCGCACCGGGCAGTTCCGCACCTACCGCGCCGAGCCCGGCGACTCCAGCGGCCTGACCAGCAACTTCATCCGGGTGGTGTACTGCGACCGGCAGGGGCGGGTGTGGGCCGGCTCCGAAGACGGCCTGCATCAGCTGAACCCTGCCGCGCGCCGTTTCGCCGTGTTCCGGCACGCGGCCGGGCCCGGCAGCAGCCTCCGGCGCAACTCCGTGCGGGCCCTCACCCAGGACCAGGCCGGCCAGCTGTGGGTGGGTACCGGCGAAGGCGTCGTCAGCCGCCTCGATAGTACCCGTCGCCTGCTGCTGCCCGACCCACGCCTGCCGGCCACGGGTGCCATCACCAGCCTCTGCCCCGACCGCCGCGGCGGGCTGTGGGTGGGCGCCGAGTCCGGGACGTTGGCCTACTTGCCCCCGGCCGGTGGGGCTGCCCGCTTTTTCCGGCCGGGCCCAGGAGCGAGCAACTTGCCGGCCGGCGGCATCCGTAGCCTGCTCACCGATCAGCAGAACACGCTGTGGGTGGGCACCAACGAAGGTCTATGCCGCTACGAGCCCGCCACCGGCACCTTTCGGCGCGCCGCGCACGAGCCGCTCAACCCATTCAGTCTGCCTGAAAACACGGTGCAGACTCTGCTGCAGGACCGCGCCGGGCTGTTGTGGGTGGGCACCGAAGCCGGCCTCAGTCAGACCGACCTGCGCGCCCGCGACTTTCGGCGGGTGCCCGCGCCTGCTGCACCTGCACCGGTGTGGGCCGTCACGTCGGATGCGGCGGGGCGCCTCTGGATTGGCACCGAAGACCAGGGCCTGCTGTGCTACGAGCCCAATACAGGCCGCTACCGCAGCTTCCGCCACAATCCGGCGCAGCCCGGCAGCCTGGCCCAGGACTTTGTGCGGGCGTTGAGCTTCGATGCCGCCGGCCACCTGTGGGTGGGCACCCAGAGCCAGGGCCTCGACTGCCTGGAGCCGGGCGGCACCGCGTTCCGCCACTACCGCCACGACCCCGCCAACCCCACCAGCCTCTCCGACGACTTCGTGCGCTCCGTGTACCAGGACCCCGCCGGGCAGCTGTGGGTGGGCACCGAGGGCGGCCTCAACCGCCTCAACGCCACTACCGGCCGCTTCACCACCTACCGCCACGACCCCGCCCGGGCCACCAGCCTGCCCAACAACTTTGTGCGCGTGACGCTGCAGGATGGCCGCGGCCGCCTGTGGGTGGGCACCGGCGGCGGCGGCCTCAGCTGCCTTGACCCCGCCACCGGCCGCTTCCGCACCTTCCGGGCCGATGGCCGCAACCCCCGCAGCCTGAGCAGCAACTTTGTGCGCTGTCTGCTGCTCGATGGGGCCGGCACGCTATGGGTGGGCACCGAAGGCGGCGGCTTCTGTCGCCTCGACGATGCCGAGCAGGGCAATTTCACCACTTTCCGCGAAGCCAGCGGCCTGCCCAACGATGTGGTGTATGGCATGCAGCACGACCGCCAGGGCCACCTGTGGCTGTCGACCAACAAGGGCATTGCGCGCTTCGACCCCAAAACCGGCCGGTTTTTCACGTTCGACGAGCGCGACGGCCTGCCCCAGGACGAGTTCAACGCCGGTGCCAGCCACCGCGGGGCCGATGGCCAGCTGTATTTCGGCGGGGCCAACGGCCTGGTGGCGTTTCTGCCCGCCGCCGTGCGCACCAACCCCGTGCCGCCGGCTGTGGTGCTCACCGAGCTGCGCAAGTTCAACCGCCCGGTGGAGCTGCCCGATACGTCCATCACGGAGCGGCGCGTGCTGCGCCTGGCCCCGCAGGACTACTTTTTCTCGCTGGAATTTGCGGCCCTTAACTTTCGCCAGCCCGACAAAAACCGCTACGCCTATCTGCTGGAAGGCTTCGACCAGGACTGGATTGAGGCCGGCCGCCGCCGCGAGGCCAACTACACCAACCTCGACCCCGGCACCTACACTTTCCGGGTGCGCGCCACCAACAACGACGGCGTCTGGAGCCCGCGCGGGGCCGCGCTCCGCATCATCGTCACGCCGCCCTGGTACCAGACGTGGTGGTTTCGGATCGGGCTGGGCTGGCTGGGGTTTGCGCTGCTGTTTGTGGCGTACCGGCTGCGGGTGGGGCACCTGCTCACGCTGGAGCGGGTGCGCCACAGCATCGCCCGCGACCTGCACGACGATATGGGCTCCACGCTCAGCAGCATTTCCATCCTGAGCCAGATTGCGCGCAACCACCAGCGCCAGCAGCGCCCCGAGCAGGCCGCGGCCCTGCTGGAGCAAATTGGCGACTCGTCGCGCCGCATGCTCGACGCCATGGACGACATCGTGTGGGCCATCAACCCCGCCCACGACGGCCTCGACGACGTGACGGCCCGCATGCGCAGCTTTGCCTCGGAGGTGCTGGAGGCGCGCGGCATCGAATTCACGTTTCGGGCCGAGCCTTCGGTGCAGGGCCTGAAGCTGGATATGCGCGCCCGCCGCGAGTTCTTCCTGCTTTTCAAGGAAGCCATAAACAACCTGGCCAAGTACGCGCAGTGCCAGCACGCCCGCATCCGGCTGGCCTACCAGCAGGGCCTGCTGCACCTCACCGTACAGGACGATGGCGTGGGCTTCGACCCCACCAGCCCCGCCCAGGGCAGCGGCAACGGCCTCACCAACATGCGCAGCCGAGCCGCCGCCCTGGCCGGCCACCTCACCATCGAAACCGCCCCCGGCAAAGGCACCACCCTGCACCTGAAAGTGCCGCTGAATGATTGA